Proteins found in one Populus alba chromosome 14, ASM523922v2, whole genome shotgun sequence genomic segment:
- the LOC118041799 gene encoding uncharacterized protein codes for MAADQRRKRLNGASLAGCSSREPYRMKKNKSKNGLNAKSLISLEWDGNRKKVVAKKEQIGISQRDLMPFVDSVLHYHNPLADVFAVPREIFELQNLAEVLSYETWQNHLSEDERNLLMQFLPTGLGTEEVVEALLAGDNFHFGNPLLRWGASLCSGNLHPDVVLSQEQHLKADKKAFYSKLQDYHIDMITYLQKLKDTWESSKDPENEILQNIWRRSRSDADKKISPCDIESKFHSTGENESATSGSCSLVAEEKTSSSDTQNSPVTKSGEVQKRICEKGSMKEKLRKSLVASDDARPGKGDKLHKRNIHHSDGAKYMSYLKISKKQHQLVKIMKQSGKSIQSKSLNCVLGDLDTLHVQPYEEFVKEEQKKLQEHWMQLANKDLPVAHAIWRERQFQRQEITKSLEEEIEGQLKYPVEHLEKDGHETLLQDQSNQCADQHDTNTEDQQEQNHEILFQDQQEQNHEIMLQDQHDQNNEIVLQDQHDHGSRNEESSISDYGDSGSGSQQNQSPHHLSSLSVCQDLNPIDMNMENNHVHLNANSDEASPHVSEYSGTMHVADASIDQGVPFSSGGDVWSAVSIPNSYYDSTANHEYASTGRLSLPHQVDEEQCSQLIDLESEVREEETGKDLLHRQSDDGSFSSYPNHDRSGLLQSLFKGQVTIPYHNEQKPTGLDFQSPNDVIMQDGQYTGHIQGQLQSSLSLEQRQKNHIEDYMQQNISEDIYSEGGFLIPRQGHAPLVNLQEWNVNPVRMPARLQSHPNDDGLLTQNWFSGEHQVRGDWNGAGGVSVSNQSIGSNVDQSLFSVLSQCNQLHMASPINQLHSGSPTNQRPNGTIDSVGSAEQFVLPRNLCGRDPASSLMPDDMGWMALPQNSVLHDPMGKPYLRSWNR; via the exons ATGGCGGCTGATCAACGAAGAAAACGGCTTAATGGTGCCAGCCTTGCTGGTTGTAGTTCCCGGGAGCCGTACagaatgaaaaagaataaatcGAAGAATGGTTTGAATGCAAAATCTCTTATTTCTCTTGAGTGGGATGGCAACAGAAAGAAGGTTGTTGCCAAAAAGGAGCAGATTGGCATTAGTCAGAGAGATTTGATGCCATTTGTTGATTCTGTTCTCCACTATCATAATCCTTTGGCAGATGTTTTTGCTGTTCCTCGAGAGATTTTTGAGCTGCAGAATTTGGCAGAGGTCCTTTCCTACGAG ACTTGGCAGAATCATTTATCGGAAGATGAGAGAAACCTTCTTATGCAGTTTCTACCAACAGGACTAGGCACGGAAGAAGTTGTGGAAGCATTGCTTGCTGGGgacaactttcattttggaAATCCATTGCTTAGATG ggGTGCTTCACTTTGCTCTGGTAATCTTCACCCTGATGTAGTTCTTTCTCAGGAACAGCATCTAAAGGCTGATAAAAAGGCATTCTACTCCAAGTTACAGGATTATCACATTGA CATGATAACATATTTGCAGAAGTTGAAGGACACGTGGGAAAGCAGCAAGGATccagaaaatgaaattttgcaGAATATATGGAG gaggtCAAGAAGTGATGCAGACAAAAAAATTTCCCCTTGCGATATTGAGTCTAAATTTCATAGCACTGGGGAGAATGAGTCGGCGACATCCGGATCCTGCTCCTTGGTTGCAGAAGAGAAAACATCTAGCAGCGATACTCAGAACTCTCCTGTAACAAAGAGTGGAGAGGTTCAGAAAAG GATTTGTGAGAAAGGCTCCATGAAGGAGAAACTGAGAAAGTCATTGGTTGCTTCAGATGATGCAAGACCTGGAAAAGGAGACAAGCTACACAAGCGCAACATCCACCATAGTGACGGTGCAAAATATATGTCATACTTAAAG ATAAGCAAGAAGCAGCACCAACTTGTTAAGATCATGAAGCAGTCTGGTAAAAGCATTCAATCTAAGTCTCTTAACTGTGTGTTAGGTGACCTTGATACTTTGCATGTACAACCATATGAAGAATTCGTGAAAGAGGAACAGAAGAAGTTGCAGGAGCATTG GATGCAATTGGCAAACAAAGATCTTCCTGTAGCACATGCAATCTGGAGAGAGAGACAGTTTCAGAGACAGGAGATAACCAAATCTTTGGAGGAAGAGATAGAAGGCCAATTAAAATATCCAGTGGAG CATCTGGAGAAAGATGGTCATGAGACTCTGCTTCAGGATCAGAGCAATCAATGTGCAGACCAACACGACACCAACACGGAG GATCAGCAGGAACAGAACCATGaaattttgtttcaggatcagcAG GAACAGAACCATGAAATTATGCTTCAGGATCAGCATGATCAGAACAATGAAATTGTGCTTCAGGATCAGCATGATCATGGATCAAGAAACGAAGAATCCAGCATTTCTGATTATGGAGATTCTGGTTCAGGCTCCCAGCAGAATCAGTCCCCGCATCATCTTTCCTCCCTCTCTGTTTGCCAGGATCTTAATCCTATAGATATGAATATGGAAAATAATCATGTCCATTTGAACGCTAATTCAGATGAAGCTTCTCCACATGTATCTGAGTACTCAGGGACCATGCACGTTGCAGACGCTTCCATTGATCAGGGAGTTCCTTTCTCTTCTGGTGGAGATGTCTGGTCAGCAGTTAGCATACCCAACTCATATTATGATTCCACTGCAAATCATGAATACGCATCTACTGGTAGATTGTCACTGCCACATcaagttgatgaagaacaatGCTCCCAGTTGATTGATTTGGAATCTGAAGTGCGTGAAGAGGAAACTGGAAAAGATTTGTTGCACAGACAATCTGATGATGGTTCTTTCAGTTCTTACCCAAACCATGACCGTAGTGGGTTGCTTCAATCTTTGTTCAAAGGTCAGGTAACGATACCCTACCATAATGAACAAAAGCCAACTGGGTTAGATTTTCAATCACCAAATGATGTTATAATGCAAGATGGTCAGTATACAGGGCATATCCAGGGGCAGCTTCAGTCCTCGCTGTCACTTGAACAGAGACAGAAGAATCACATTGAGGATTACATGCAACAAAATATATCAGAGGACATTTATTCTGAGGGAGGATTCTTGATTCCAAGACAAGGACATGCTCCACTAGTCAATCTGCAAGAATGGAATGTCAATCCTGTTCGCATGCCAGCACGGCTCCAATCCCATCCAAATGATGATGGTTTGTTAACCCAGAACTGGTTCTCTGGGGAGCATCAAGTTCGCGGGGACTGGAATGGTGCAGGTGGTGTTAGTGTCTCAAACCAGAGCATTGGAAGTAATGTAGATCAAAGCCTATTTAGTGTTCTATCCCAGTGTAACCAACTGCATATGGCAAGCCCCATTAACCAATTACATTCAGGTAGCCCCACAAACCAGCGTCCAAATGGTACCATAGATTCAGTGGGCTCTGCTGAGCAGTTTGTGTTGCCGAGGAACCTATG CGGGCGTGACCCTGCTAGTTCCCTGATGCCTGATGATATGGGATGGATGGCTTTGCCGCAGAATTCTGTTTTACATGATCCAATGGGGAAGCCATACTTGAGGTCGTGGAACAGATGA
- the LOC118041798 gene encoding uncharacterized protein isoform X1: MDLSVKNLLRKTTIQEPTFDRIIVVYRKAAPKSKTERGIYVKHFKNIPMADLEIVLPEKKNPGLTPMDWVKFLVSAVVGLVAVSGSVEMPKADLWVIFAILSTVVGYCAKTYFTFQQNMASYQNLITQSMYDKQLDSGKGTLLHLCDDVIQQEVKEVIISFFILMEQGKATRQDLDLRCEQLIKEEFGESCNFDVDDAVEKLEKLGIVARDSLGRYFCVSLRRANEIIGTTTEELVLKAQQGAMTNP; the protein is encoded by the exons ATGGATTTAAG TGTTAAAAATTTGCTGAGAAAGACTACAATACAAGAGCCTACATTTGATAGGATTATAGTCGTTTACAG GAAAGCAGCTCCAAAATCAAAAACAGAACGAGGGATATACgtgaaacatttcaaaaatattccAATGGCTGATTTGGAAATAGTTCTT CCTGAAAAGAAAAACCCAGGGTTAACTCCGATGGACTGGGTCAAGTTCCTGGTTTCTGCTGTAGTTGGGCTG GTTGCTGTGTCTGGTTCAGTTGAGATGCCTAAGGCTGACCTTTGGGTCATTTTTGCTATCCTTTCCACAGTTGTTGGTTACTGTGCTAAAACATACTTCAC ATTTCAGCAAAATATGGCTTCATATCAGAACTTAATAACACAGTCCATGTATGATAAACAACTAGATAGTGGAAAGGGCACTCTTCTTCACCTGTGTGATGATGTGATTCAACAGGAA GTCAAAGAGGTTATCATTTCCTTCTTTATATTGATGGAACAGGGCAAAGCTACTAGGCAG GATTTGGATTTGCGTTGTGAGCAACTGATTAAAGAAGAGTTTGGTGAGAGCTGTAATTTTGATGTGGATGATGCAGTTGAAAAGTTGGAGAAGCTGGGCATCGTTGCTCGG GATTCTCTTGGAcgatatttttgtgtttctctaAGACGTGCTAATGAGATTATTGGCACCACAACTGAAGAGCTCGTTCTCAAGGCACAGCAGGGTGCTATGACTAATCCTTGA
- the LOC118041795 gene encoding LRR receptor-like serine/threonine-protein kinase RPK2: MVVEAAAWFLFVGGLAATFSAEALSFNDSASGTLLSFKNSILGDPSNLLSSWNLTTNPDYCTWYGVTCQKSSNTTTEVVVIALNFSGTSTTRLSGTLPESIQNLPYLRTLVLSHNCFSGEIPAGSIAKLSFLEVLELQGNNFSGKIPQQISTDLHSLRFLNLSFNSFTGDIPATLIGFGKLRVIDLSNNRLTGGMQLVSSSKCLFLRHLKLSNNLLKNNIPKDIGHCKNLRTLLLDGNILQGPIPAEIGQIPELRVLDVSTNSLTQTIPKELGYCRKLSVLVLTNSSNFVGNNGGTGGSLDGFRLEFNAFEGGVPQEVSMLPSLQILWAPRANLDGRLPDNWSDSCSLRVLHLGQNSLRGVVPKELVMCKNLTFLDLSSNYLTGDLPVQLQVPCMMYFNVSQKNISGAVPTFGNGSCDTSIISYGQDPNFFDVEDIQIAYANIPVWGSRTLLWSMAGADFVIVHDFSWNHFFGSLPLFSVGEEFLVSKNRTSYRLLLSSNGFTGSLPGKLVSNCDDLLSFSVNLSTNHISGEIPDMLLNCLQIREFEAADNEISGFLAPSIGNLRMLRCLDLRRNRLSGSLPNELGNLKFLKSVLLGMNNLTGEIPSEFGQLSSLTVLDLSHNAITGSIPVSLTSAKNLEIVLLNNNDLSGEIPPPFSNISSLVVLNVSFNNLSGHIPHLQHPIDCDWLRGNTFLDKCLDQSSNAPPREVQLSHGDGKWRNHRKKFFLIAVVTSASVVLCVSLVVVLFSFYGKKKSWRLSSLRGKVVVTFADAPAELTYDSVVRATGNFSMRNLIGTGGFGSTYKAELLPGYFIAVKRLSIGRFQGIQQFDAEIRTLGRIRHKNLVTLIGYYVAEAEMFLIYNYLSGGNLETFIHDRPDTNVQWPVIHKIALDIAQALAYLHYSCVPRILHRDIKPSNILLDEELNAYLSDFGLAKLLEVSQTHATTDVAGTFGYVAPEYATTCRVSDKSDVYSFGVVLLELMSGKKSLDPSFSEYGNGFNIVAWAKLLIRERRSSELFAPELWEAGPQENLLGMLKLASSCTVDSLSVRPSMKQVLEKLKQLKP; encoded by the coding sequence ATGGTAGTAGAAGCAGCGGCCTGGTTTCTCTTTGTTGGTGGCTTAGCCGCAACATTTTCAGCTGAAGCTCTCTCTTTTAATGACTCAGCTAGTGGTACTCTCTTAAGTTTCAAGAATTCAATTCTCGGGGACCCTTCAAATCTTCTCTCCTCCTGGAACCTGACTACCAACCCTGATTACTGCACCTGGTATGGTGTCACCTGTCAAAAATCTTCTAACACTACTACAGAAGTAGTAGTTATAGCTTTGAACTTCTCTGGCACTTCCACTACTCGCCTTTCTGGAACTCTGCCGGAGTCCATCCAAAACTTGCCCTACCTGCGAACTCTTGTCCTTTCTCACAACTGTTTTTCCGGTGAGATCCCAGCTGGTAGTATCGCCAAGCTGAGCTTCTTGGAGGTTTTGGAGCTTCAAGGGAACAATTTTTCGGGCAAGATTCCTCAACAGATAAGCACTGACCTTCATTCTCTTCGCTTCCttaatttgtcttttaattctttcaccGGTGATATCCCTGCTACTTTGATTGGATTTGGAAAGTTGAGAGTTATTGATTTGTCGAATAATAGGCTGACTGGTGGAATGCAACTTGTTAGTTCAAGTAAGTGCTTGTTTTTAAGGCACTTGAAGCTTTCTAATAAtctcttgaaaaataatattccaAAGGATATTGGTCATTGCAAGAACTTGAGGACTTTGTTGCTTGATGGGAACATTCTACAAGGTCCCATTCCAGCAGAGATAGGTCAGATTCCGGAACTTCGTGTTCTTGATGTTTCTACTAACAGTTTGACTCAGACCATCCCCAAGGAGTTGGGTTATTGCAGGAAACTGTCTGTTCTTGTATTGACTAATTCAAgtaattttgttggtaataATGGGGGGACTGGTGGTAGCTTGGATGGCTTTAGATTAGAATTCAATGCTTTTGAAGGGGGTGTTCCTCAGGAGGTGTCGATGCTTCCGAGTTTGCAGATTTTGTGGGCGCCTAGGGCCAATCTTGACGGGCGGTTGCCTGACAATTGGAGTGACTCGTGCTCGCTGAGAGTTTTGCATTTAGGGCAGAATTCCCTCAGAGGTGTTGTGCCAAAGGAGCTGGTGATGTGCAAGAACCTTACTTTCTTGGATCTGAGTTCTAATTATTTGACCGGTGACCTGCCTGTGCAGCTGCAAGTTCCTTGCATGATGTATTTCAATGTTAGTCAGAAAAACATATCCGGTGCTGTTCCAACTTTTGGAAATGGCAGTTGTGATACTAGCATAATCTCTTATGGTCAAGATcctaatttttttgatgtggaGGATATACAGATTGCATACGCTAACATTCCTGTTTGGGGTTCCCGTACCCTTTTGTGGTCCATGGCCGGTGCAGACTTCGTGATTGTCCATGATTTCAGTTGGAATCATTTTTTCGGTTCATTGCCTTTGTTCTCGGTGGGAGAAGAATTCTTGGTGAGTAAAAATAGAACTTCATACAGATTGTTACTGAGTAGTAACGGGTTTACCGGGTCTCTTCCTGGTAAACTAGTTTCAAACTGTGATGATCTGCTGAGTTTCTCTGTTAACTTGAGTACGAACCATATATCAGGTGAGATACCAGATATGCTTCTCAATTGTCTACAAATAAGGGAATTTGAAGCAGCAGATAATGAGATCAGTGGTTTTCTAGCTCCCAGTATTGGCAACTTGAGAATGCTTCGATGTTTAGACTTGAGAAGAAACAGACTCTCTGGTTCTCTTCCTAATGAGTTGGGAAATTTGAAGTTTCTGAAATCAGTTCTTCTTGGAATGAACAATTTAACAGGAGAAATTCCATCTGAATTCGGTCAATTGTCCTCTCTTACAGTTTTGGATCTTTCTCATAATGCTATAACAGGATCTATACCTGTGAGCTTGACGAGCGCTAAAAACCTGGAGATTGTGTTGCTCAATAACAATGATCTTTCTGGGGAGATACCTCCACCTTTCTCGAATATTTCCAGTCTTGTTGTTCTAAACGTTTCTTTCAATAACCTCTCTGGTCATATACCCCACCTTCAACACCCAATTGATTGTGATTGGTTGAGAGGGAATACTTTTTTGGATAAGTGCTTAGATCAATCCTCCAACGCACCACCTCGAGAGGTTCAGCTGTCACATGGAGATGGAAAATGGCGCAATCACAGAAAGAAATTCTTTTTGATTGCAGTGGTGACTTCTGCTTCAGTTGTACTCTGTGTATCATTGGTTGTAGTTTTGTTCAGTTTTTATGGCAAGAAAAAGTCTTGGAGACTCTCTAGCTTGAGGGGAAAAGTAGTTGTGACTTTTGCAGATGCTCCAGCTGAATTGACTTATGATAGTGTGGTCAGAGCTACCGGGAATTTCAGTATGAGAAACCTGATAGGTACAGGTGGCTTCGGGTCAACTTACAAAGCTGAATTGCTCCCAGGTTACTTCATAGCCGTAAAGAGGCTCTCCATTGGCAGATTTCAAGGCATTCAACAGTTTGATGCAGAGATCAGAACATTGGGCAGAATTCGACACAAGAACCTTGTGACTCTGATTGGGTATTATGTGGCAGAGGCTGAAATGTTCTTAATTTACAACTATCTTTCTGGTGGAAACCTTGAAACCTTCATACATGACAGGCCAGACACAAATGTACAGTGGCCAGTGATTCACAAGATAGCTCTTGATATTGCACAAGCTCTAGCCTACCTCCACTACTCATGCGTGCCCCGCATTCTTCATCGTGACATCAAACCTAGTAACATCCTGTTGGATGAGGAGCTTAACGCCTATCTGTCTGACTTTGGGTTGGCCAAACTTTTAGAAGTTTCTCAGACCCATGCCACTACAGATGTAGCAGGCACATTTGGGTATGTTGCACCAGAATATGCAACCACGTGCAGGGTATCTGACAAGTCAGATGTTTATAGCTTTGGGGTAGTGTTGTTAGAATTGATGTCAGGGAAGAAGTCTCTTGATCCATCATTTTCTGAGTATGGTAACGGTTTCAATATAGTTGCCTGGGCCAAGTTGTTGATCAGGGAGAGACGCTCCTCAGAGCTCTTCGCTCCAGAACTGTGGGAAGCAGGACCTCAAGAGAATCTGCTGGGAATGTTAAAGCTTGCTTCAAGCTGCACAGTAGACTCACTTTCAGTGCGTCCATCCATGAAGCAGGTCCTTGAAAAACTGAAACAACTAAAACCATGA
- the LOC118041797 gene encoding uncharacterized protein, with protein sequence MGKKKKKDIIHLEKESVIPILKHKLIAALAKRISIGLFNSISHLFFFLSMQCMDAWIPTWVGSFTERSRSDVDEFLKLCQRVEYTIRAWYLLQFEDLMRLYSFFEPIHGAKKLEQQNLTPEEIDVFEQNFLASLFQVMEKSNFKIATDEEIEVALSAQYRLNLPIVVNENKLDKRLFTSYFAEHPQDDLPCFADKFIIFRRGFGIDHLNSYFIMPKINTIISRFWRCFLKVTGLKRLFFRKRNAHITEVPKSIEISTDNSDEGLYVERIRIEKIKLSISNLLGKVTIQEPTFDRIIVVYRRASAKKERARNIYVKHFKSIPMADMEIVLPEKKNPGLTPVDWVKFIVSAVIGLITVIGSLSNPKADIRVILAILTSVVGYCVKTYFTFQNNLVSYQSLITQSVYDKQLDSGRGTLLHLCDDVIQQEVKEVIVSFFILMVQGKATRQELDQRCEELITEEFNEKCNFDVDDALQKLQKLGIVAKDPAGKYACTDLKHANEIIGTTTEELVLKANQGDSSFGR encoded by the exons atggggaagaagaagaagaaagacataATACACTTGGAGAAGGAATCTGTGATTCCAATTCTCAAGCACAAGCTTATTGCTGCCTTAGCAAAGCGCATTAGTATTGGTCTGTTTAATTCAAtttcccatcttttttttttcttatcaatgcAATGCATGGATGCATGGATTCCAACTTGGGTTGGTTCATTCACAGAACGTAGCAGATCTGATGTTGACGAGTTCCTGAAGCTGTGCCAGAGAGTTGAATACACAATTAGAGCTTGGTACCTTCTACAATTTGAAGATCTCATG CGATTGTATTCCTTCTTCGAGCCTATTCATGGTGCTAAAAAACTGGAGCAGCAGAATCTCACTCCTGAAGAAATTGATGTTTTTGAACAGAATTTCTTAGCCTCCTTATTTCAG GTGATGGAAAAGAGTAATTTCAAAATTGCAACCGATGAGGAGATTGAAGTTGCACTCTCTGCACAATATCGGCTTAATCTACCAATTGTGGTTAATGAAAATAAG CTTGACAAGAGACTTTTTACAAGTTACTTTGCAGAGCATCCTCAGGATGACCTTCCATGCTTCGCTGATAAG TTCATAATCTTTCGACGCGGCTTTGGAATTGATCATTTGAATAGTTACTTTATCATGCCAAAGATAAATACCATCATTTCCCGTTTCTGGAGATGTTTTCTAAAAGTAACAGG gttaaaaaggCTTTTCTTCAGAAAGCGAAATGCGCATATTACCGAAGTTCCAAAATCTATTGAAATCAGCACGGATAACAGTGATGAAGGTTTATATGTTGAACGAATCCGCATCGAGAAAATAAAACTCAG CATATCTAATCTCCTGGGCAAGGTTACAATCCAAGAACCTACATTTGATCGAATAATTGTTGTTTACAG GCGAGCGAGtgccaaaaaagaaagagcacGGAATATTTATGTGAAGCATTTTAAGAGTATTCCAATGGCTGATATGGAGATAGTACTT CCAGAAAAGAAGAATCCCGGTTTAACTCCAGTGGATTGGGTTAAGTTCATTGTTTCTGCTGTGATTGGACTG ATTACTGTAATTGGTTCCCTTAGCAATCCTAAAGCTGACATCAGGGTGATTCTCGCTATCCTGACATCAGTGGTTGGTTACTGTGTTAAAACATACTTCAC ATTCCAGAATAACTTGGTTTCATATCAGAGCTTAATCACACAGTCTGTGTATGACAAACAACTGGACAGTGGAAGGGGTACTCTTCTTCACTTGTGTGATGATGTGATTCAACAGGAA GTAAAAGAGGTGATTGTTTCATTCTTTATCTTGATGGTACAAGGAAAAGCCACTAGACAG GAACTTGACCAGCGTTGTGAAGAACTCATTACTGAAGAATTCAATGAAAAATGTAATTTCGATGTGGATGATGCACTTCAAAAGTTGCAGAAGTTAGGAATTGTCGCTAAG GATCCTGCCGGAAAGTACGCATGCACAGACTTGAAGCATGCTAATGAGATAATCGGAACCACAACAGAGGAGTTGGTGCTTAAAGCCAACCAAGGTGATAGCAGTTTTGGACGCTGA
- the LOC118041798 gene encoding uncharacterized protein isoform X2 has translation MADLEIVLPEKKNPGLTPMDWVKFLVSAVVGLVAVSGSVEMPKADLWVIFAILSTVVGYCAKTYFTFQQNMASYQNLITQSMYDKQLDSGKGTLLHLCDDVIQQEVKEVIISFFILMEQGKATRQDLDLRCEQLIKEEFGESCNFDVDDAVEKLEKLGIVARDSLGRYFCVSLRRANEIIGTTTEELVLKAQQGAMTNP, from the exons ATGGCTGATTTGGAAATAGTTCTT CCTGAAAAGAAAAACCCAGGGTTAACTCCGATGGACTGGGTCAAGTTCCTGGTTTCTGCTGTAGTTGGGCTG GTTGCTGTGTCTGGTTCAGTTGAGATGCCTAAGGCTGACCTTTGGGTCATTTTTGCTATCCTTTCCACAGTTGTTGGTTACTGTGCTAAAACATACTTCAC ATTTCAGCAAAATATGGCTTCATATCAGAACTTAATAACACAGTCCATGTATGATAAACAACTAGATAGTGGAAAGGGCACTCTTCTTCACCTGTGTGATGATGTGATTCAACAGGAA GTCAAAGAGGTTATCATTTCCTTCTTTATATTGATGGAACAGGGCAAAGCTACTAGGCAG GATTTGGATTTGCGTTGTGAGCAACTGATTAAAGAAGAGTTTGGTGAGAGCTGTAATTTTGATGTGGATGATGCAGTTGAAAAGTTGGAGAAGCTGGGCATCGTTGCTCGG GATTCTCTTGGAcgatatttttgtgtttctctaAGACGTGCTAATGAGATTATTGGCACCACAACTGAAGAGCTCGTTCTCAAGGCACAGCAGGGTGCTATGACTAATCCTTGA
- the LOC118041794 gene encoding NADP-dependent D-sorbitol-6-phosphate dehydrogenase-like codes for MASGFCLLFCPCDYTRLSFVEEQMAITLNNGFQMLIIVLGVWRMEGKEIRNLIINPIKLGYRHFDCVADHKSEAMIGEVLAEAFKTGLAKREDLFITTKLWNSDHGHVVRPPSIV; via the exons ATGGCATCTGggttttgtcttttgttttgtcCTTGTGACTATACAAG ACTGAGTTTTGTAGAGGAGCAAATGGCAATAACACTGAACAACGGATTCCAGATGCTAATAATTGTCTTAGGTGTATGGCGGATGGAAGGGAAAGAAATCAGAAACCTCATTATTAATCCTATCAAGCTTGGCTACCGTCATTTTGATTGTGTTG CTGATCACAAGAGTGAAGCAATGATAGGGGAGGTGTTAGCCGAAGCTTTCAAAACAGGGCTTGCTAAGAGGGAGGATCTTTTCATCACTACCAAG CTATGGAATTCAGATCATGGACATGTTGTTAGGCCTCCAAGTATAGTTTAA